The Actinomycetota bacterium sequence GCCGAGGCCGCGCGCGAAGTGAGTGAGCGCGGCGACGCGACTTGGGCCGCGATCGGAACCGCGCTCGCCGCGGAGTTGTACGGGCTCGCGGTGGTCGAGGCCGACATCGAGGACAGGTCTGAGAACGCGACGCGGTTCGTCCTGATCGGGCGCGCGCGCCCCGAGCCGACAGGCTCGGACAAGACCAGCGTGGTCTGCTTCATCGGGCAGGACCGGCCGGGCTCGCTGCTGGCGATCCTTCACGAGTTCAGCGATCGGCAGATCAACCTGACGAAGTTGGAGAGCCGCCCGACGAAGGAGCGGCTCGGGGAGTACTGCTTCTTCATCGATATGGAAGGCCACGCCGACGAGCCGCCGGTACGCTACGCAATCGATTCGCTGCGCACCAAGATCCTCGAAGTGAAGGTGCTGGGCAGTTACCCGAGGGCAACGCATGCTTGATCTGAAGTTGATCCGTGAAGACGCCGACGCAGTGAAGGCTGCGCTTGTTCGCCGCGGTGCCGCGTCGTCGATAGACGACGTGCTGGCCGTGGACGTTGAGCGCCGGCGCGCGCAGGCGCGCCTGGACGTACTGCGGGCCGAGCAGAACCGTGCCGGGCGCGATGTCGCGCGGCTGAAGGGCGACGACAAGCAGGCGCTGCTCACGCGACTGAAGGAACTCTCCGACGAGATCACCGAATTGCAGAACGCCGAGTCGGACGCGGCCGCGCGCTTGCGCGCGCTGCTGCTGGAGATCCCGAACCTGCCGCACGAGTCGGTCCCGTCGGGCGCGACCGAAGACGACAACGTGGTCATGCGGCAGTGGGGCGATCCGCCGGCGTTCGACTTCCAGGCGCGCGATCACCTGGAACTCGGCGAGATACTCGGCATCATCGACATGGAGCGCGCGGCGCGCGTGTCGGGCACGCGCTTTAGCATTCTCAAAGGCGCAGCCGCGACGTTGTGGCTCGCGGTGTCGCGCTTCGCGATGGAGCAGTTGGTCGCGCAAGGTCACACGCCCGTGCTGCCGCCGGTGCTGGTTCGCCGCGAGGCGATGGAAGGCACAGGTTTCTTCCCCGCAGGCGCCGACCAGATCTATCAGGTGCCTGCGGACGAGTTGTTCCTCGTCGGGACCAGCGAGGTACCGCTCGCGGCGATGCACATGGACGAGATCGTCGACGCGGCCGCGTTGCCGATGCGTTACGTCGGGCATTCCGCGTGTTTTCGGCGCGAGGCCGGTGCGAGCGGCAAGGACACGCGCGGGACGTTCCGCAACCACCAGTTCGAGAAGGTGGAGATGTTCGTGTTCTGCCGGCCCGAGGATTCATGGGCCGAACACGAGCGCTTGATCGCGATCGAGGAGTCGGTGATGCAGGCGCTTGGCTTGCCCTACCGGGCGGTCGCGCTGTGCACCGGGGACATGGGCGCGCCGAGTGCCAAGACCGTGGACCTAGAGGTGTGGTTCCCCGGCCAGGGGCGCTACCGCGAAGTCACGTCTTGCTCGAATACCACCGACTACCAAGCGCGGCGTTTGAACGTGCGCATGAAAACCGACGCCGGCCCTGTGTTCGCGCACACTCTGAACGGCACAGTGGTGACCAGTTCGCGCACCGTCGCGGCGATCCTGGAGAACAACCAGCGCGCCGACGGCTCGGTCGTGGTGC is a genomic window containing:
- the pheA gene encoding prephenate dehydratase — its product is MTCLAYLGPPGTFTEEALLSMGGSAEAELVAMSTVPEIVRAVEAGDVDAGLIPIENSIEGSVSVTLDSLAFATERAQIVAEVVRPIRHALLGLPGARLEDITDVESHPHATAQCREYLARALPGARIHAANSTAEAAREVSERGDATWAAIGTALAAELYGLAVVEADIEDRSENATRFVLIGRARPEPTGSDKTSVVCFIGQDRPGSLLAILHEFSDRQINLTKLESRPTKERLGEYCFFIDMEGHADEPPVRYAIDSLRTKILEVKVLGSYPRATHA
- the serS gene encoding serine--tRNA ligase codes for the protein MLDLKLIREDADAVKAALVRRGAASSIDDVLAVDVERRRAQARLDVLRAEQNRAGRDVARLKGDDKQALLTRLKELSDEITELQNAESDAAARLRALLLEIPNLPHESVPSGATEDDNVVMRQWGDPPAFDFQARDHLELGEILGIIDMERAARVSGTRFSILKGAAATLWLAVSRFAMEQLVAQGHTPVLPPVLVRREAMEGTGFFPAGADQIYQVPADELFLVGTSEVPLAAMHMDEIVDAAALPMRYVGHSACFRREAGASGKDTRGTFRNHQFEKVEMFVFCRPEDSWAEHERLIAIEESVMQALGLPYRAVALCTGDMGAPSAKTVDLEVWFPGQGRYREVTSCSNTTDYQARRLNVRMKTDAGPVFAHTLNGTVVTSSRTVAAILENNQRADGSVVVPEVLRAYCGFDEIRPR